A window from Phaeocystidibacter marisrubri encodes these proteins:
- a CDS encoding TonB-dependent receptor plug domain-containing protein produces the protein MCRNIFLDESKNSSTFVAMKGIKTIILLVWASATAFGQQELSVHVSSNGEAIPFAVIEVGEKRFATDLDGEVTLVVSLPAEIEVTATGYLPKKLAVNEGKDLNIELQASREELHQVVVTASRTHLDRRESPVAIQVLGAELLRATQSVTAAEGLSFRPGLRVEYNCQNCGFSQVRLNGLNGPYSQILIDGRPIFSALSGVYGLEQIPSTMIERVEIVRGGGSSLYGANAIAGTINIITVEPVTHEWSISNQMTLNGLTSPDYSLQGSAAWVEGKSGLQVWGSSRIRSPFNANPDALYDRDGDGVAETQDDFSEITKLRAFSGGAKYWYRPSSRERWQVEARGLYEFRRGGNRFEYEPHRADIAEQLIHHTGAANAQYEWLSKDGNTQFSAYAAGALTKRGSYYGAGGNSPDSTTRAQAANYYGNTFDQIANAGALIGKQLGIRHSVLMGIDMQYNRVNDEMPGYGRSILQTVVTPAIYAQWKWKLDEHWTTEIGARYDRPTVLSNNSFAGETASVEERTFQTINPRLSLLYKMSHHFRLRASYATGFRAPQAFDEDLHLSTLGGSARITQLSEDLQVERSNSYNLGMEWDYHLHPWEGRLSIDGFYTHLLNPFVDQPFTGVVTSGSDTIALLDTKVNDANGAYVSGVNIETEWSHPEWTVQLGYTLQVAKYGEEREWYPGEYGDDILRAPSQYGYLIVGYIPNERWRFDLSTTFTGQMTTPNERLQTLVRTPSFIDANASLQRTWKSENAHFTAEAGVYNFLNQYQPDVEVGWERDASYFYGPIRPLSIYLGFTVGM, from the coding sequence ATGTGTAGAAATATATTTTTAGACGAATCTAAAAATTCATCTACCTTTGTGGCCATGAAGGGGATAAAGACAATCATTCTACTCGTATGGGCAAGTGCAACTGCTTTTGGTCAGCAAGAACTATCGGTACACGTGAGTTCAAATGGCGAAGCCATCCCCTTTGCGGTGATTGAAGTAGGCGAAAAGCGTTTTGCGACGGATTTAGATGGAGAGGTAACACTCGTCGTTTCACTCCCCGCCGAAATAGAGGTGACTGCCACAGGGTATCTCCCCAAAAAACTAGCCGTGAATGAGGGAAAAGATCTTAACATCGAGCTTCAAGCTTCTCGTGAAGAACTTCATCAGGTGGTGGTAACCGCTTCTAGAACCCACTTAGACCGAAGAGAAAGTCCAGTAGCTATTCAAGTTTTAGGAGCAGAACTTCTCCGCGCAACGCAAAGTGTTACCGCTGCAGAGGGCCTCTCCTTTCGTCCGGGTTTACGCGTTGAATACAATTGCCAAAACTGTGGGTTTTCCCAAGTTCGACTGAACGGATTGAATGGGCCGTATTCACAAATATTGATAGACGGTCGACCAATCTTTAGCGCACTTTCTGGTGTTTACGGACTCGAGCAGATTCCATCCACCATGATAGAAAGGGTAGAGATTGTACGTGGTGGCGGATCGAGCTTATACGGTGCAAATGCGATAGCTGGTACCATCAATATCATAACTGTAGAGCCCGTTACGCACGAATGGTCCATCTCGAATCAAATGACCTTAAATGGACTTACTTCCCCCGACTACTCTCTTCAGGGAAGTGCCGCATGGGTAGAGGGCAAATCGGGACTACAGGTTTGGGGCTCTTCCCGAATTCGGTCTCCTTTTAACGCTAATCCCGATGCGTTATACGACAGAGATGGCGATGGTGTTGCTGAAACCCAAGACGACTTTTCGGAAATCACTAAACTCCGAGCATTTTCAGGTGGAGCGAAGTATTGGTATCGTCCAAGTTCACGTGAAAGGTGGCAGGTTGAAGCTAGAGGGTTATACGAGTTTAGACGAGGTGGAAATCGATTTGAGTATGAGCCACATCGCGCGGATATCGCCGAACAACTCATTCACCATACAGGAGCTGCAAACGCACAGTACGAATGGTTAAGTAAAGATGGAAACACGCAATTTTCCGCCTATGCCGCAGGCGCACTAACAAAAAGGGGCAGTTACTATGGCGCAGGTGGAAACAGTCCCGATTCAACCACCCGCGCCCAAGCCGCAAATTACTACGGCAACACCTTTGATCAAATCGCGAATGCAGGAGCCCTCATCGGCAAACAGTTGGGAATTCGTCACAGTGTTTTGATGGGAATTGACATGCAGTACAATCGGGTAAACGACGAAATGCCAGGTTACGGGAGAAGTATTCTTCAAACAGTTGTAACCCCCGCCATATATGCCCAATGGAAGTGGAAGTTGGATGAACATTGGACGACGGAAATAGGAGCGCGATACGACCGACCGACAGTGCTCAGCAATAACTCCTTTGCAGGTGAAACAGCTTCCGTTGAGGAGCGCACATTCCAAACCATCAACCCTCGATTGAGTTTGCTCTACAAGATGTCCCATCACTTCAGACTTCGAGCCAGTTACGCAACCGGATTCAGGGCACCTCAAGCCTTTGACGAAGATCTTCACCTTTCTACGCTGGGAGGCAGTGCACGTATTACTCAGTTATCGGAAGACCTACAGGTAGAGCGTTCCAACAGTTACAACTTAGGAATGGAATGGGACTATCACCTCCATCCGTGGGAAGGACGTCTATCCATTGACGGTTTCTACACGCATCTTCTCAATCCATTTGTAGATCAACCCTTCACTGGAGTCGTTACTTCTGGAAGCGACACCATCGCCCTGTTGGATACCAAAGTGAACGACGCAAATGGAGCGTACGTAAGCGGCGTAAACATCGAAACCGAATGGTCGCACCCAGAATGGACGGTACAACTCGGATACACGCTGCAAGTGGCCAAATACGGCGAAGAGCGCGAGTGGTACCCGGGCGAATACGGAGATGACATTCTCAGAGCACCTTCTCAATACGGATATCTCATTGTGGGATACATTCCGAACGAGCGTTGGCGATTTGATTTGAGCACCACCTTTACAGGGCAGATGACCACGCCGAACGAGCGACTTCAAACCTTGGTTCGAACACCCTCTTTTATAGACGCCAACGCATCTCTTCAGCGAACCTGGAAAAGCGAAAACGCCCACTTCACAGCGGAAGCAGGCGTTTACAATTTCCTCAATCAATACCAACCCGATGTTGAGGTAGGTTGGGAAAGAGATGCTTCCTATTTCTATGGCCCTATACGACCACTGAGCATCTATCTGGGTTTTACAGTGGGCATGTGA
- a CDS encoding metal-dependent transcriptional regulator, producing the protein METTYTEENYLKAIWSLSVRSGKAVSTNKVAERLETKASSVTDMVRRLSEKGLVNYVKYQGVSLSEEGKAVAIRVIRKHRLWECFLVDKLGFNWDEVHELAEQLEHIRSRELTDRLDDFLGHPSFDPHGDPIPNKHGNFPERERKSLSQCAVGESVILTGVSDSSASFLQFLNRLNLELGSKMTLIEKIEYDQSFLVKRESGDQLLPSAVVQQLLVTTEQKID; encoded by the coding sequence ATGGAAACAACGTACACAGAAGAGAATTACCTCAAGGCCATTTGGAGCTTGAGTGTGAGATCCGGAAAAGCCGTGAGCACCAACAAGGTGGCCGAGCGTTTGGAAACCAAGGCGTCTAGTGTTACCGATATGGTAAGACGACTGTCGGAAAAGGGCTTGGTGAATTACGTAAAGTACCAAGGTGTGAGTTTGAGTGAGGAGGGAAAGGCGGTAGCCATTCGCGTGATTCGCAAGCACCGATTGTGGGAGTGTTTCTTGGTCGATAAGTTGGGTTTCAACTGGGATGAAGTTCACGAGCTTGCCGAGCAATTGGAGCATATTCGCTCAAGAGAACTCACGGATCGATTGGACGATTTTTTAGGCCATCCCTCTTTTGATCCACATGGAGACCCGATCCCCAATAAGCATGGTAATTTCCCAGAAAGAGAGCGAAAATCCCTTTCTCAATGTGCAGTAGGAGAGTCGGTTATCCTCACAGGAGTAAGTGATTCTTCTGCCAGTTTCCTTCAGTTTTTAAATCGATTGAATCTCGAACTTGGGTCTAAGATGACCTTGATTGAGAAGATAGAATACGATCAGAGTTTCTTGGTGAAGCGAGAGAGCGGCGATCAGTTGCTGCCTTCAGCGGTGGTTCAACAGCTTCTAGTTACAACCGAGCAAAAAATCGACTAA
- a CDS encoding ZIP family metal transporter gives MQALQEWFMSQSGVVQALLATTFTWLLTAAGAALVFLFKTASRKWLDGMLGFTGGVMIAASYWSLLAPAIELSEAHGGVPWLAPAIGFGAGALFLFALDRFVPHLHINFKKEESEGIETNWHKTTLLVLAITLHNIPEGLAVGVAFGAAAIGIDGFEIGAAVALAIGIGLQNFPEGFAVSMPLKRQGVSNFKSFWYGQLSAIVEPIAGVVGALTVIYAQPFLPYALAFAAGAMIYVVIEEVVPESQRDKYTDVSTLGFIGGFLVMMILDVALG, from the coding sequence ATGCAGGCATTACAAGAATGGTTCATGTCTCAAAGTGGAGTAGTGCAAGCCTTACTTGCTACTACCTTTACTTGGTTACTTACGGCGGCTGGTGCTGCCCTGGTGTTTTTATTCAAAACGGCCAGTAGAAAATGGCTGGATGGCATGCTCGGTTTCACCGGAGGTGTGATGATTGCCGCCAGTTATTGGAGTTTGTTAGCTCCAGCGATCGAATTAAGCGAAGCACATGGTGGTGTGCCTTGGCTAGCGCCTGCTATTGGTTTTGGAGCAGGGGCCCTTTTCCTGTTTGCCCTCGACCGATTTGTCCCCCACCTTCACATCAACTTTAAGAAAGAAGAGAGTGAGGGTATTGAAACCAATTGGCATAAAACTACGCTATTGGTATTGGCTATCACGTTGCACAACATCCCAGAAGGACTGGCGGTGGGTGTGGCCTTTGGAGCGGCAGCTATTGGAATTGACGGGTTTGAGATTGGTGCAGCCGTAGCGTTAGCCATCGGTATTGGACTCCAGAATTTTCCAGAAGGATTCGCGGTCTCCATGCCTCTCAAAAGACAAGGAGTTTCCAATTTCAAGAGTTTCTGGTACGGTCAATTGAGTGCCATTGTAGAGCCCATTGCCGGTGTGGTTGGTGCGCTTACGGTGATTTATGCTCAGCCTTTTTTACCGTACGCCTTGGCCTTTGCTGCAGGTGCTATGATTTACGTGGTGATTGAAGAGGTCGTGCCGGAAAGTCAGCGGGATAAATACACCGATGTTTCTACATTGGGCTTTATCGGTGGATTCTTGGTAATGATGATCTTAGATGTTGCCTTAGGTTAG
- a CDS encoding YwaF family protein, which produces MEHHLVPFASLEWISGWFTLASIGIFALVFLPKLEVRTQRNVERVWAFALLVSTAIEHLYMFSAGTWSTEWSLPLQMCSLSGLLAVYTLLTHNKTTYIFLLFWGVSGGLHSLLTPEMTLGSHAIYSITYYFWHASIIMVPIYFFKARRFGLSKRSFFKVWGWTHAVWIVVGLFDWGVGANYMYILEPPKVDNPFVMGGFPYHLIGFEFAGILHFGLTALIFGSLSRRFNHNASSEKVLT; this is translated from the coding sequence ATGGAACATCACCTCGTACCCTTTGCTTCGTTGGAATGGATCAGCGGCTGGTTCACTCTAGCGAGTATTGGAATTTTTGCCCTTGTGTTTCTGCCCAAGCTTGAAGTCCGCACACAACGCAATGTGGAAAGAGTATGGGCCTTTGCCTTATTGGTCTCTACCGCTATTGAACACCTCTACATGTTCAGTGCCGGTACATGGAGCACCGAATGGTCACTCCCTCTTCAAATGTGCAGTTTGAGCGGATTACTTGCCGTTTACACTTTGCTCACTCACAACAAAACGACTTACATCTTTCTACTATTCTGGGGGGTGAGTGGCGGACTCCACTCTTTACTCACACCGGAAATGACCTTGGGATCTCATGCGATCTACAGTATCACCTATTACTTCTGGCATGCAAGCATTATCATGGTGCCCATTTACTTTTTTAAAGCGAGGAGATTTGGATTATCAAAGCGCTCTTTCTTCAAGGTTTGGGGATGGACGCATGCCGTTTGGATCGTTGTGGGACTTTTCGACTGGGGAGTGGGCGCTAACTACATGTACATCTTAGAGCCGCCGAAAGTTGACAACCCCTTCGTGATGGGAGGCTTTCCCTATCACCTCATCGGATTCGAATTCGCTGGAATCCTTCATTTCGGGTTGACCGCCCTCATCTTCGGATCTCTTTCCCGCAGATTCAACCACAATGCATCTTCAGAAAAGGTCCTAACCTAA
- a CDS encoding DUF2202 domain-containing protein — protein sequence MKTRVIPFMMILATVSLWSCRKEVDLPQDNQITEIQTGSVHLDSIINSTPYQELSNAEVIAILQMREEEKAARDLYRVASSLWAGSIFANISAAESKHMTAVWALIEKYDLEDPIQVDVPGQFESTMIQGLYDQLLPAMQESKNSAVLTGSLIEELDIYDLRQLMEQVDNIDVRMIFENLERGSRNHLRGFYEQQQILGLTYTPQYLSQSEYDEIVNSPREH from the coding sequence ATGAAAACTCGAGTCATTCCCTTTATGATGATCTTGGCGACGGTTTCTCTCTGGAGCTGTCGCAAGGAAGTTGATCTTCCTCAAGACAACCAGATCACTGAAATCCAAACGGGAAGTGTCCATTTGGATTCCATCATAAATAGCACTCCTTATCAAGAGCTATCCAACGCTGAAGTGATCGCCATTCTTCAGATGAGAGAGGAAGAGAAGGCAGCAAGAGACTTGTATCGTGTTGCTTCTAGTCTGTGGGCGGGTAGCATTTTCGCCAATATCTCTGCTGCAGAAAGCAAGCACATGACGGCAGTATGGGCGCTCATAGAAAAGTATGACTTGGAAGATCCCATTCAGGTAGATGTACCCGGTCAGTTTGAATCAACTATGATTCAAGGACTGTATGATCAATTGTTGCCGGCTATGCAAGAGAGTAAGAATAGCGCGGTATTAACGGGGTCTCTGATTGAAGAATTGGACATATATGACCTGCGACAATTGATGGAGCAGGTGGATAATATAGACGTCAGAATGATTTTTGAAAACCTCGAGAGAGGATCTCGAAACCATTTGCGAGGATTCTATGAACAGCAACAAATATTGGGACTTACGTACACGCCACAGTATTTATCTCAAAGTGAATACGACGAAATTGTGAATAGTCCGAGAGAACATTGA
- a CDS encoding radical SAM protein encodes MSTSTRDKVKRLFNEHPVFWPMLKKGQEWNSRLQYRYYYKWPGHDHRASIKEVNFEWSSSCNLRCKFCALDHDKPKQIMSPLVLRRFLDQYLEDKRFHQIEKFNLYNGGETLLHPKRIEMLQILKSYREIAVERNIPFPVISMLTNGMLLRRKLADQVIDEGLVDEIGFSLDGGTPQSFEDLRVNAKWKPFYENVFYVARRIRVEHKPIRIYGITIVPDDQPLNTSWMHPEFVELSNLFHHHELRRLHDWGGQIELESKGVALKNKSCDLLLRQMVLLPNGDITVCCNDLNSAGVIGNIWNRTLWENYNSEERRKYLDYIDSGRKSELDLCKDCQSF; translated from the coding sequence ATGAGTACGAGCACACGAGATAAGGTGAAGCGACTTTTTAATGAACACCCCGTTTTTTGGCCGATGCTGAAGAAGGGGCAGGAGTGGAATAGTCGTCTGCAGTATCGCTATTATTACAAGTGGCCTGGACACGATCATCGCGCTTCCATCAAAGAAGTGAACTTTGAATGGTCGTCTTCCTGCAATCTCCGTTGTAAGTTCTGTGCATTGGATCATGACAAGCCAAAGCAAATCATGTCGCCTTTGGTGCTGCGTCGCTTTTTAGATCAGTATTTAGAAGACAAGCGCTTTCATCAAATCGAGAAATTCAACCTCTATAATGGTGGAGAAACTCTTCTTCATCCCAAGCGCATTGAAATGCTTCAGATTCTGAAGTCATATCGAGAAATTGCAGTAGAACGGAACATTCCCTTCCCTGTGATTAGCATGCTCACCAACGGGATGCTTCTTCGCCGGAAGTTGGCCGATCAAGTGATAGACGAAGGTCTTGTAGATGAAATTGGATTCAGTTTAGACGGTGGAACGCCTCAGTCGTTTGAAGACCTGCGTGTAAATGCCAAATGGAAGCCATTTTATGAAAATGTGTTTTACGTTGCTCGGCGAATTCGAGTGGAGCACAAGCCCATTCGCATTTATGGAATAACCATTGTTCCTGATGATCAGCCGTTGAATACCTCATGGATGCATCCTGAGTTTGTGGAGTTGAGCAATTTATTTCATCATCACGAATTGCGTCGTTTGCACGATTGGGGAGGACAAATTGAGTTGGAAAGTAAAGGCGTAGCTCTCAAGAACAAGAGTTGTGATTTGCTCCTTCGACAAATGGTGTTGCTGCCCAATGGAGATATCACGGTTTGCTGTAACGACTTGAACAGCGCTGGGGTGATTGGCAATATTTGGAACCGCACCCTCTGGGAGAACTATAACTCAGAAGAACGCAGAAAGTATTTAGATTACATCGACTCTGGTCGCAAGAGTGAACTGGACCTTTGTAAAGATTGCCAATCGTTTTAA
- a CDS encoding DUF1572 family protein, translating into MQNEWIDQYLDVIQQLENEVDSYSTEDDMFEVLDGTTNSGGTMVMHLIGNMRHFYGAVLLNDGYVRDREFEFSGRMDRTTMKSEIMLIRGMVQVYFSKVDDSSFMEDFPAEFAGHTVSKGFMYLKLLQHFTYHLGQINYHRRSRA; encoded by the coding sequence ATGCAAAACGAATGGATTGATCAATACCTCGACGTTATTCAACAACTTGAAAACGAAGTTGATTCGTATTCCACCGAGGATGATATGTTTGAAGTTTTGGATGGAACCACCAATAGCGGGGGCACCATGGTGATGCACCTCATCGGAAATATGCGCCACTTCTACGGTGCCGTTTTACTGAATGATGGTTACGTGCGAGATCGAGAATTCGAATTCTCAGGTAGAATGGATCGAACAACCATGAAAAGTGAGATCATGCTTATTCGCGGCATGGTTCAAGTGTATTTTTCAAAGGTAGATGACAGCAGTTTTATGGAAGATTTTCCTGCGGAATTTGCAGGACATACCGTTTCCAAAGGCTTTATGTACCTGAAGCTCTTGCAACATTTCACCTATCATCTAGGGCAAATCAATTACCACAGAAGAAGTCGCGCTTAA
- a CDS encoding OmpA family protein, with product MKLSSIILSGMLLLSVSAWSQSTSINLYFGYDLHQLTSEHEEQLESFVNQLPCDSFQITVVGHTDNHASDDYNVALSQRRTSSTIAELKRLGIREDWIREDHKGEFNPVANNEIDEGRAKNRRVEIVVTLCSDEHEFGSMSDLLKIIELKPSVAEIRVDKDTAFYLPKGTFVEVKAHSFIAPDGSVVKDGEVELFTREVYSYGDMIRANVVTQTKDKSLQTGGMVEIYAVRDGDTLEFAKPLTVGMSVDDDMADAGLFQGANDPHNGEPVIWEGVNYNNSWMPFCFACYKELRSQLIYPDCNFFCRVSRVLRGDSWRPTPLIAQRGAFRRQLDCTSDSLLALMNYYKVLEAEWALDSLLQDEYLKYGVDNVSDYYKAIQTEKLNAAAARMANGTATQEDLNFVFQAPNPGWYNCDRYTSYPSRSITSADIVHPEMENIWMSVRLILAEERMCISGTYTGYNVLTSLPFLKDQNVEVFAMMLKDGHIEVANHHIEEYRRGDIDLEFRVVTEEELNHVLDNLGKNTLLTSR from the coding sequence ATGAAGCTCTCATCAATTATCCTTTCAGGAATGCTCCTGCTCTCTGTTTCTGCATGGAGTCAATCTACCTCTATTAATCTTTATTTCGGTTACGACCTCCATCAGCTCACTTCAGAACACGAGGAGCAATTGGAGTCTTTCGTGAACCAATTGCCTTGTGATTCTTTTCAAATTACGGTTGTGGGTCATACGGACAACCATGCCAGTGACGATTACAACGTGGCTTTATCTCAGCGCAGAACCTCCTCAACAATCGCAGAATTAAAGCGACTCGGAATTCGTGAAGATTGGATTCGTGAGGACCACAAAGGAGAGTTCAATCCTGTAGCGAATAATGAAATAGACGAAGGCCGAGCAAAGAATCGCCGGGTTGAAATTGTGGTAACGCTCTGTTCAGATGAGCATGAGTTTGGCAGCATGTCAGACTTGTTAAAGATCATCGAGTTAAAGCCTTCCGTTGCGGAAATTCGCGTAGATAAAGACACTGCATTTTATCTTCCCAAAGGAACTTTTGTAGAGGTTAAGGCCCATTCCTTCATAGCACCAGATGGCAGTGTTGTGAAGGACGGCGAGGTGGAATTATTCACCCGTGAGGTGTATTCGTACGGGGATATGATCCGCGCCAATGTGGTGACTCAAACTAAAGATAAGTCGCTTCAAACGGGGGGCATGGTTGAGATTTATGCCGTGCGAGATGGCGACACACTTGAGTTTGCCAAGCCGCTCACCGTTGGAATGTCGGTAGACGATGACATGGCCGATGCGGGCCTTTTCCAAGGAGCGAATGATCCGCACAATGGCGAACCTGTAATTTGGGAGGGAGTGAATTATAACAATTCATGGATGCCTTTTTGTTTTGCCTGTTATAAAGAGTTGAGGTCGCAACTCATCTATCCAGATTGCAACTTCTTTTGCCGAGTGAGTCGTGTTTTGCGCGGTGATTCTTGGCGACCAACGCCGCTGATTGCCCAAAGAGGTGCTTTTAGACGTCAGTTAGATTGCACGTCAGACTCTTTATTAGCACTGATGAATTACTACAAGGTGCTTGAGGCAGAGTGGGCCTTGGATTCGCTTCTTCAAGACGAATACCTCAAATATGGGGTGGACAATGTCTCAGATTACTACAAGGCCATTCAAACGGAAAAGCTGAACGCCGCTGCTGCCCGAATGGCAAATGGAACGGCTACACAAGAAGACCTAAACTTTGTCTTTCAGGCGCCTAATCCTGGTTGGTACAATTGTGATAGGTACACCAGTTATCCAAGTAGATCCATAACAAGTGCCGATATTGTTCATCCTGAAATGGAGAATATTTGGATGTCGGTTCGATTGATTTTGGCTGAAGAAAGGATGTGTATTTCAGGTACGTACACAGGTTATAATGTTCTCACGTCACTCCCGTTCCTGAAAGATCAGAATGTGGAGGTTTTCGCAATGATGTTGAAAGATGGTCACATTGAAGTGGCGAATCACCACATTGAAGAATACAGAAGAGGAGACATTGATCTCGAGTTTCGCGTGGTGACCGAAGAAGAGTTGAACCATGTACTTGACAACCTGGGGAAGAACACTTTACTAACTAGCAGATAA
- a CDS encoding LamG-like jellyroll fold domain-containing protein, giving the protein MKTITHFLALAAAIGLASLTHAQNALSFDGMDDYGAAPNASALISGSTTLSLSMWVFPKSNSSGYPDFDGYGGFRNDATADFYLLQLGSNNLEARFRNSSGTDYTITYNGGMILNDWNHLVLVYDGSTLKLYHNGSLIQSISASGSISSSSVPFNVGYTPFAANNFYTYGDLDDVGLWDKALSATEVSSLYSACGMNVSDPNLVLCYEFNQGTANGNNTSIFTATDSKGNINANLSGFAMSGSSSNFIPGTSGNSSSSLNINTCHAYTSPSGHRYTSSGTYHDTIPNASGCDSIITISLTVDSVDVSVLRMGDTLMAAQMGAIYQWHNCNSGTNIIGAVNRTYIPPVSGSFAVIVTKGNCVDTSDCIAFTKGIGQVEERPLEALTLYPNPSNGTVKLLISPSAKNVHVEVINLAGQRVFHQMYPDGDISFDLDAPSGVYMVRVTMNAESKVFRLVLE; this is encoded by the coding sequence ATGAAAACCATTACTCATTTTCTTGCACTTGCTGCGGCCATTGGCCTCGCCTCGTTAACCCACGCCCAAAATGCCCTTTCCTTTGACGGAATGGATGATTATGGAGCGGCACCCAACGCATCAGCGCTTATTTCGGGTTCTACCACCCTTTCTCTTTCAATGTGGGTGTTTCCGAAATCGAATAGTTCAGGTTATCCCGACTTTGACGGATATGGCGGTTTTCGCAATGATGCAACGGCAGATTTCTACCTTCTTCAATTGGGAAGTAATAACCTAGAAGCTCGGTTTAGAAATAGTTCAGGTACGGACTACACCATCACTTACAACGGTGGGATGATCTTGAATGACTGGAACCATTTGGTGCTCGTTTACGATGGTTCAACCCTCAAGCTTTATCACAATGGGAGCTTGATCCAAAGTATTTCGGCCTCTGGATCTATATCTTCTTCTAGTGTTCCCTTTAATGTGGGTTACACGCCATTTGCCGCCAATAACTTCTACACCTATGGTGATTTGGATGATGTTGGATTGTGGGACAAGGCGCTGTCGGCTACCGAGGTTTCTAGTCTGTATTCCGCTTGTGGAATGAATGTGAGTGACCCTAATCTGGTGTTGTGCTACGAGTTTAATCAAGGTACTGCCAACGGAAACAACACGTCAATCTTCACAGCGACCGATAGCAAAGGAAACATCAATGCAAACTTGAGTGGTTTTGCGATGAGTGGTTCCAGTTCGAATTTCATTCCCGGTACTTCTGGAAATTCTTCCTCTAGCTTGAACATCAACACGTGTCACGCGTACACTTCGCCAAGCGGACATCGCTACACTTCCTCAGGTACGTATCACGACACTATTCCCAATGCTTCCGGTTGCGATAGCATCATTACCATTTCACTAACTGTAGATTCCGTAGATGTTTCAGTATTGAGAATGGGTGATACGTTGATGGCAGCTCAAATGGGAGCTATTTATCAGTGGCACAATTGCAACTCCGGAACGAATATTATCGGGGCTGTAAATCGCACGTATATACCTCCGGTTTCAGGAAGCTTTGCGGTGATTGTCACCAAAGGGAACTGTGTAGATACTTCCGACTGTATAGCTTTTACCAAGGGGATCGGACAGGTTGAAGAACGCCCATTGGAGGCTTTGACTTTGTATCCGAACCCAAGTAATGGAACCGTCAAACTGCTCATATCGCCAAGTGCGAAGAACGTTCATGTTGAGGTGATCAATCTAGCGGGTCAGCGTGTGTTTCATCAGATGTATCCCGATGGAGATATAAGCTTCGATTTAGACGCTCCAAGTGGGGTTTACATGGTGCGAGTCACGATGAATGCAGAGAGTAAGGTTTTCCGTCTGGTATTAGAATAA
- a CDS encoding T9SS type A sorting domain-containing protein — protein MLRSPIFGESYAQNFVEWQEVEWLDVETDYIEPLSFGDEESSAKTEPMVENTDRPAAFTYDLRVYPNPSSGGTITFTWDPQEFIQASEFHLSINDMAGRRLMDQKVKVLNLGMENLDVSFLVPGTYILQLSTDDGFHQSETLIIQ, from the coding sequence ATGCTTCGCTCTCCTATTTTCGGGGAAAGCTATGCCCAAAATTTTGTAGAATGGCAGGAAGTAGAATGGCTCGATGTAGAAACTGACTACATTGAGCCCCTGTCATTTGGAGATGAAGAATCATCGGCTAAAACAGAGCCGATGGTAGAAAATACCGATCGCCCGGCTGCCTTTACTTACGATCTGCGCGTGTACCCGAATCCATCCTCTGGGGGAACCATTACATTCACTTGGGATCCACAGGAGTTTATTCAAGCGAGTGAATTTCATCTTTCCATAAATGACATGGCTGGACGAAGGTTAATGGATCAAAAAGTAAAAGTTCTAAACTTGGGTATGGAGAATCTAGATGTCTCCTTTTTAGTTCCGGGAACCTACATCCTTCAACTCTCAACCGACGATGGGTTTCATCAATCCGAAACCTTGATTATTCAGTAA